Proteins from a single region of Carassius carassius chromosome 25, fCarCar2.1, whole genome shotgun sequence:
- the LOC132104629 gene encoding melanoregulin-like, with the protein MGAAFKKFCIRFCCCCCCEDDEDEEEKRPLLSHDTLEYFDREAKKRRDQETNLWNEPGDPSHSERDDDRTLYNLLQTRAQTQRGSHGYRRLSVDIEAMRDMRREVRDKWKMILENLGFMAEAESLLTVSISASYDRMRNAAVARSLLQTLHTETSLFNRNEAPPERYLFILDRLIYLDAAEDFVAKARRFYPPKDDDDDEEDNTGRINLPLLLSRMNQNISGGEDEDEEGETTGPED; encoded by the exons ATGGGTGCCGCCTTCAAGAAGTTCTGTATACGattctgctgttgctgctgctgtgagGATGATGAGGACGAGGAAGAAAAGAGACCTTTACTTAG CCACGACACGTTGGAATATTTCGACCGTGAGGCGAAAAAAAGGCGGGACCAAGAGACCAATCTGTGGAACGAGCCCGGAGACCCCTCCCACTCCGAGAGAGATGACGACCGCACGCTCTACAACCTGCTGCAGACCCGAGCCCAAACCCAGCGGGGCTCTCAC GGCTACCGGCGCCTGAGCGTCGACATCGAGGCCATGAGAGACATGAGAAGAGAGGTGCGAGATAAGTGGAAGATGATCTTAGAGAATCTGG GGTTCATGGCTGAAGCTGAGTCTCTGCTGACTGTGTCCATCAGCGCATCATATGACCGCATGAGAAACGCAGCAGTCGCCCGCAGCCTGCTGCAGACCCTCCACACCGAGACATCATTATTCAACCGCAACGAGGCTCCACCCGAGAGATACCTCTTCATCCTG GACCGGCTGATTTATCTGGATGCTGCTGAGGATTTTGTGGCCAAGGCTCGACGCTTCTACCCTCctaaagatgatgatgatgatgaagaggacAACACCGGTCGAATAAATCTTCCTCTGCTGCTGTCCCGCATGAATCAGAACATCTCTGGAGGAGAGGACGAGGATGAAGAGGGTGAGACCACCGGCCCAGAGGACTGA
- the LOC132103972 gene encoding stAR-related lipid transfer protein 3-like isoform X1, producing the protein MPSGVDYSELEGSLPAIASLNASYSQASLSLPSPKYPLLPPGERKAFSDVRRTFCLFVTFDLLFIALLWIIELNMGKDIRSSLENEVVKYNFNSSFFDIFLLAVFRFLCLQLGYAAFRLRHWWVIAITTLVTSAFLIAKVIWSDLFSQNAFGYVLPITSFVVAWLETWFLDFKVLTQEAEDERVYLAAVNAACEPAPLIFPRPMSDGQFYSPPESLAGSDEEFDEGLSRKELTEQDKQFIRQGREAMAVVEQILTQEENWKFEKTNEMGDAVYTLEIPFHGKTFILKALLQCKAEVVNKEVILQPEKMVQWNRTVSVCQILQRVDENTMVSYDVSAGAAGGVVSPRDFVNVRRVECRRDCYISAGMATSHSSKPPHSRYVRGENGPGGFVVLKSSSNPSVCTFIWVLNTDLKGHLPRYLIHQSLAATMFEFMSHLRQHINEVHIPRR; encoded by the exons ATGCCGAGTGGCGTGGACTACAGCGAGTTGGAAGGGAGTCTTCCAGCCATTGCTTCTTTGAATGCCTCGTATTCCCAAGCGTCTCTCTCCCTTCCCTCGCCTAAATACCCCCTGCTGCCCCCCGGAGAGAGGAAAGCCTTCTCAGACGTACGCAGAACATTCTGCCTCTTCGTCACATTTGACCTCCTCTTCATCGCTCTGCTCTGGatcattgaattaaat atGGGTAAGGATATACGGAGCAGTCTTGAGAATGAGGTTGTTAAATACAACTTTAATTCATCTTTCTTTGATATCTTT CTTTTAGCTGTGTTTAGGTTTCTGTGTTTGCAGCTTGGTTATGCTGCATTTCGATTGAGACACTGGTGGGTTATCGCG atcACTACTCTGGTGACCAGTGCCTTCCTCATTGCCAAAGTTATCTGGTCAGAT TTGTTCAGTCAGAATGCTTTTGGCTACGTTCTTCCCATCACCTCTTTTGTGGTGGCATGGTTGGAAACCTGGTTCCTGGATTTCAAAGTTCTCACACAGGAAGCGGAGGatgaaagag TGTATCTGGCAGCAGTTAATGCCGCGTGTGAGCCGGCTCCTCTGATCTTTCCTAGACCCATGTCTGATGGACAGTTTTACTCTCCGCCAGAGTCCCTGGCAG GTTCAGATGAGGAGTTTGATGAAGGTCTCAGCAGGAAAGAATTAACAGAACAA GACAAGCAGTTTATACGACAGGGACGGGAGGCCATGGCAGTGGTGGAACAAATATTGACACAAGAGGAAAACTGGAAGTTTGAGAAGACTAAT GAGATGGGCGATGCAGTATATACACTTGAAATCCCGTTCCAcgggaaaacatttattttaaag GCACTCTTGCAGTGTAAAGCAGAGGTGGTGAATAAGGAGGTCATTTTACAGCCGGAGAAGATGGTGCAGTGGAACAGAACAGTGTCTGTTTGTCAG ATTTTACAGAGAGTGGATGAAAACACAATGGTGTCTTatgatgtttctgcaggagccgCAGGAGGTGTCGTGTCTCCCAG GGACTTTGTGAACGTTCGTCGGGTGGAGTGCAGGCGAGACTGCTACATCTCTGCAGGAATGGCCACCAGTCACAGCAGCAAACCCCCTCACAGTCGCTACGTCAG AGGGGAAAATGGTCCTGGTGGATTTGTGGTGTTGAAATCTAGCAGTAATCCTTCAGTTTGCACCTTCATCTGGGTCCTCAATACAGACCTTAAG GGTCACCTGCCACGTTACCTCATCCACCAGTCACTGGCCGCCACCATGTTCGAGTTTATGTCTCATCTCAGGCAGCATATTAATGAAGTCCACATCCCACGTCGGTGA
- the LOC132103972 gene encoding stAR-related lipid transfer protein 3-like isoform X2 yields MPSGVDYSELEGSLPAIASLNASYSQASLSLPSPKYPLLPPGERKAFSDVRRTFCLFVTFDLLFIALLWIIELNMGKDIRSSLENEVVKYNFNSSFFDIFLLAVFRFLCLQLGYAAFRLRHWWVIALFSQNAFGYVLPITSFVVAWLETWFLDFKVLTQEAEDERVYLAAVNAACEPAPLIFPRPMSDGQFYSPPESLAGSDEEFDEGLSRKELTEQDKQFIRQGREAMAVVEQILTQEENWKFEKTNEMGDAVYTLEIPFHGKTFILKALLQCKAEVVNKEVILQPEKMVQWNRTVSVCQILQRVDENTMVSYDVSAGAAGGVVSPRDFVNVRRVECRRDCYISAGMATSHSSKPPHSRYVRGENGPGGFVVLKSSSNPSVCTFIWVLNTDLKGHLPRYLIHQSLAATMFEFMSHLRQHINEVHIPRR; encoded by the exons ATGCCGAGTGGCGTGGACTACAGCGAGTTGGAAGGGAGTCTTCCAGCCATTGCTTCTTTGAATGCCTCGTATTCCCAAGCGTCTCTCTCCCTTCCCTCGCCTAAATACCCCCTGCTGCCCCCCGGAGAGAGGAAAGCCTTCTCAGACGTACGCAGAACATTCTGCCTCTTCGTCACATTTGACCTCCTCTTCATCGCTCTGCTCTGGatcattgaattaaat atGGGTAAGGATATACGGAGCAGTCTTGAGAATGAGGTTGTTAAATACAACTTTAATTCATCTTTCTTTGATATCTTT CTTTTAGCTGTGTTTAGGTTTCTGTGTTTGCAGCTTGGTTATGCTGCATTTCGATTGAGACACTGGTGGGTTATCGCG TTGTTCAGTCAGAATGCTTTTGGCTACGTTCTTCCCATCACCTCTTTTGTGGTGGCATGGTTGGAAACCTGGTTCCTGGATTTCAAAGTTCTCACACAGGAAGCGGAGGatgaaagag TGTATCTGGCAGCAGTTAATGCCGCGTGTGAGCCGGCTCCTCTGATCTTTCCTAGACCCATGTCTGATGGACAGTTTTACTCTCCGCCAGAGTCCCTGGCAG GTTCAGATGAGGAGTTTGATGAAGGTCTCAGCAGGAAAGAATTAACAGAACAA GACAAGCAGTTTATACGACAGGGACGGGAGGCCATGGCAGTGGTGGAACAAATATTGACACAAGAGGAAAACTGGAAGTTTGAGAAGACTAAT GAGATGGGCGATGCAGTATATACACTTGAAATCCCGTTCCAcgggaaaacatttattttaaag GCACTCTTGCAGTGTAAAGCAGAGGTGGTGAATAAGGAGGTCATTTTACAGCCGGAGAAGATGGTGCAGTGGAACAGAACAGTGTCTGTTTGTCAG ATTTTACAGAGAGTGGATGAAAACACAATGGTGTCTTatgatgtttctgcaggagccgCAGGAGGTGTCGTGTCTCCCAG GGACTTTGTGAACGTTCGTCGGGTGGAGTGCAGGCGAGACTGCTACATCTCTGCAGGAATGGCCACCAGTCACAGCAGCAAACCCCCTCACAGTCGCTACGTCAG AGGGGAAAATGGTCCTGGTGGATTTGTGGTGTTGAAATCTAGCAGTAATCCTTCAGTTTGCACCTTCATCTGGGTCCTCAATACAGACCTTAAG GGTCACCTGCCACGTTACCTCATCCACCAGTCACTGGCCGCCACCATGTTCGAGTTTATGTCTCATCTCAGGCAGCATATTAATGAAGTCCACATCCCACGTCGGTGA
- the LOC132103972 gene encoding stAR-related lipid transfer protein 3-like isoform X3, translating to MPSGVDYSELEGSLPAIASLNASYSQASLSLPSPKYPLLPPGERKAFSDVRRTFCLFVTFDLLFIALLWIIELNLFSQNAFGYVLPITSFVVAWLETWFLDFKVLTQEAEDERVYLAAVNAACEPAPLIFPRPMSDGQFYSPPESLAGSDEEFDEGLSRKELTEQDKQFIRQGREAMAVVEQILTQEENWKFEKTNEMGDAVYTLEIPFHGKTFILKALLQCKAEVVNKEVILQPEKMVQWNRTVSVCQILQRVDENTMVSYDVSAGAAGGVVSPRDFVNVRRVECRRDCYISAGMATSHSSKPPHSRYVRGENGPGGFVVLKSSSNPSVCTFIWVLNTDLKGHLPRYLIHQSLAATMFEFMSHLRQHINEVHIPRR from the exons ATGCCGAGTGGCGTGGACTACAGCGAGTTGGAAGGGAGTCTTCCAGCCATTGCTTCTTTGAATGCCTCGTATTCCCAAGCGTCTCTCTCCCTTCCCTCGCCTAAATACCCCCTGCTGCCCCCCGGAGAGAGGAAAGCCTTCTCAGACGTACGCAGAACATTCTGCCTCTTCGTCACATTTGACCTCCTCTTCATCGCTCTGCTCTGGatcattgaattaaat TTGTTCAGTCAGAATGCTTTTGGCTACGTTCTTCCCATCACCTCTTTTGTGGTGGCATGGTTGGAAACCTGGTTCCTGGATTTCAAAGTTCTCACACAGGAAGCGGAGGatgaaagag TGTATCTGGCAGCAGTTAATGCCGCGTGTGAGCCGGCTCCTCTGATCTTTCCTAGACCCATGTCTGATGGACAGTTTTACTCTCCGCCAGAGTCCCTGGCAG GTTCAGATGAGGAGTTTGATGAAGGTCTCAGCAGGAAAGAATTAACAGAACAA GACAAGCAGTTTATACGACAGGGACGGGAGGCCATGGCAGTGGTGGAACAAATATTGACACAAGAGGAAAACTGGAAGTTTGAGAAGACTAAT GAGATGGGCGATGCAGTATATACACTTGAAATCCCGTTCCAcgggaaaacatttattttaaag GCACTCTTGCAGTGTAAAGCAGAGGTGGTGAATAAGGAGGTCATTTTACAGCCGGAGAAGATGGTGCAGTGGAACAGAACAGTGTCTGTTTGTCAG ATTTTACAGAGAGTGGATGAAAACACAATGGTGTCTTatgatgtttctgcaggagccgCAGGAGGTGTCGTGTCTCCCAG GGACTTTGTGAACGTTCGTCGGGTGGAGTGCAGGCGAGACTGCTACATCTCTGCAGGAATGGCCACCAGTCACAGCAGCAAACCCCCTCACAGTCGCTACGTCAG AGGGGAAAATGGTCCTGGTGGATTTGTGGTGTTGAAATCTAGCAGTAATCCTTCAGTTTGCACCTTCATCTGGGTCCTCAATACAGACCTTAAG GGTCACCTGCCACGTTACCTCATCCACCAGTCACTGGCCGCCACCATGTTCGAGTTTATGTCTCATCTCAGGCAGCATATTAATGAAGTCCACATCCCACGTCGGTGA